A single genomic interval of Candidatus Bipolaricaulis anaerobius harbors:
- the ftsA gene encoding cell division protein FtsA, which produces MSRERLMVGLDVGTTKVACLVANVVDEYIEVIGLGTSPSRGLEKGVVVDIGRTVQSIRKAVEEAENMADVRVQNAYVGIAGKHIRSLNNSATVSITRPDRIITAEDVRRVVEAARTMPLSPDVELIHVIPRQYIVDGQEGITDPVGMTGTRLEVDVHIVLGSVTAVHNLVRCVEAVGIGISQIVLEPLASAMAVLSSAEKELGVVLLDSGGGTTDISVFRGGDIWFSKTIPIAGEHITNDITVGLQTPIEEAERIKKQYGTCLVDSVGDDEKIEVATIGGESTKQVSRKKLAKVIEPRVEEILDLAMQEVEDAGYRDLIPAGVVITGGTALLSGIAEYIEKRYGLPARVGSLPQGIHGLRDIVESPIYATGIGLLKYAVETRDFVPTKRTRGSKGMLGKLFGWFRSFLRG; this is translated from the coding sequence ATGAGTCGGGAGCGGCTGATGGTGGGGTTGGATGTCGGGACGACCAAGGTGGCCTGTCTGGTGGCCAACGTGGTCGACGAGTACATCGAGGTCATCGGTCTGGGGACATCGCCGTCGCGGGGCCTGGAAAAGGGGGTCGTGGTCGACATCGGCCGCACCGTGCAGTCGATCCGCAAAGCGGTGGAAGAAGCGGAGAACATGGCCGATGTGCGGGTCCAGAATGCCTACGTCGGCATCGCGGGGAAGCACATCCGCTCCCTCAACAACTCCGCGACCGTATCCATCACGCGGCCGGACCGGATCATCACCGCCGAGGACGTACGGCGGGTGGTGGAGGCCGCACGGACGATGCCCCTCTCCCCGGATGTGGAACTCATCCACGTCATCCCCCGGCAGTACATCGTGGACGGCCAGGAAGGGATCACCGACCCGGTAGGGATGACCGGGACCCGCCTCGAGGTGGACGTGCACATCGTGCTCGGATCGGTGACCGCGGTCCACAACCTCGTGCGGTGCGTGGAAGCGGTGGGGATCGGGATCTCCCAGATCGTGCTCGAGCCCCTCGCCTCGGCGATGGCGGTCCTCTCCTCAGCGGAGAAGGAGCTGGGCGTTGTCCTCCTCGATTCGGGCGGGGGAACGACCGACATCTCCGTGTTTCGCGGCGGGGATATCTGGTTTTCGAAGACGATCCCCATCGCCGGCGAACATATCACGAACGACATCACCGTGGGCCTCCAGACCCCGATCGAAGAGGCGGAGCGAATCAAAAAACAGTACGGAACTTGCCTCGTTGACTCGGTGGGCGATGACGAAAAGATTGAAGTGGCCACGATCGGAGGGGAGAGCACAAAACAGGTGTCGCGAAAGAAGCTCGCCAAGGTCATCGAGCCCCGAGTGGAGGAGATCCTCGACCTCGCGATGCAGGAGGTGGAGGACGCCGGCTACCGGGACCTCATCCCGGCGGGCGTGGTGATCACCGGCGGTACAGCGCTCCTCTCCGGGATCGCGGAGTACATCGAGAAGCGCTATGGGCTCCCCGCCCGTGTGGGAAGCCTCCCCCAGGGAATCCACGGGCTGCGGGACATCGTCGAGTCCCCCATCTACGCCACCGGGATCGGGCTCCTCAAGTACGCGGTGGAGACCCGGGACTTCGTGCCCACGAAGCGCACGCGGGGGTCGAAAGGGATGCTGGGCAAGCTGTTCGGGTGGTTCCGCAGCTTCCTCCGGGGGTGA